Sequence from the Helianthus annuus cultivar XRQ/B chromosome 13, HanXRQr2.0-SUNRISE, whole genome shotgun sequence genome:
aatcataacagactatttttaggattttaacactgatcgggtggtcaccgacgttcgtttcgcattttaaacATTACGCGATAAGCGTTAGTTTTATTGTTGTGATGTAGGGTAAAATACGCATATTtatcccgtgtaaattgtataatttttgtatagtttttatttatttttatttagttttagtgttatattatattagtttgtgttttggcaggtcctggtgcaaatggagcgaaaaTGAGTAATAATTTAATAACCAGCCAGTTGAGTAGAGTGGGGCGCCAATGACCGAATTAAAATTGCCACTATTTTCCTTGATTGGGATGAGCCCACTTATCTCTTCATTAATAAAGTTGAAAGATGGAGGGGCATGAATGCATACAAGATGAAAGTAAAAAATTCATTGTGTCAACTTCTTGGAATTTGAGGGACTTAAAATGAAGAAAACCATGAAAGTTAAATTAATTCAAACATGTCACAAGAAAAAGAAAGTAATGGTCTGTGATGTTGACCGAGTTCTCCTGAGTTGACCAAAAGAAATAAATATGTTGACTTAGGTATTGCTGTGTGGACCGGATTCTATGGGCTACGTAGAGTTGAATGAAGTCAAGCCTATTATATTTTAGCCTATAAGCCCATACAGTATGGTATTTGAATGGGGGttacaacacaatttaaatggaGGAGCCCCATATATATACGCAAGAGATATATCAGAAGAAGAGGGCGGCCACTTATTAAATATAGAAAAAAGAGGGAGACGCACGTACAGGAGACATCAAAACGAAAACAGTAAAGGCGACAGAAGGAACGAAGAGGCAAGGGACGAAATCTAAAGCTTGTTTTGCGGGAATGATCGGCATCAAGCGGGAAGCTTGGAGAGCAAGGGATTAACAGGTTTTTACTACTCAGTTTCTCTTATTTTCTAGTTTCTTTGTTTTCATTCGATGAATTCTTGTTCTAAACCTTGTTTGATTATTTTTGAGACCATGTTTATTGGCTAAATTTATTTAACTACCTAGGTTATGACAATAgtttaataaagtttggatttttattcggtttttggcgtggttgtggatttttcttgtactgtaaaagctgtgggaatttaacttggtgcgtgtgcgtgcttgtgattgtttaattattgtttattgcttcgctcgattcttggtgacggtctttatcacggaataggGTCGGGCTAGGGTTGtaggttttggtgagtgtctatatcacataataaatctctaatcctttagggtgaaagtCACGTgaagtaaccttagaagtaatatccggtaatttaataaaatcaagtgttctgctagactcgtcgctgaaaggctcgaggatattaataagtctcggtttggttataaggacttaacattccattgtctattaagccaagattaaaacccgtagttgctttagacgttcgcgcggcaaagtagagcgtcttacataggcactttcaagaaactagaggacggaaaagaaatctagaaaaccggtgagcgtaacagcctaggtagtgccataagaatcgccttgagagtgtttgaggggcttagtggcgtcttaataggtttagcattcaaagatcccggttccacaccacaaaatcatcgaatagagatccattctgagtttagcttgcgtctaacctaggtagtcttcatcatcTCTGGTCAAAACCTTCGTTCGAGTTCGCGTCTAGTTAGtataattttaattatatttttaggatatttagaaaaaCCCCCccatcaaataaacaattagttaagtccgtgtcagtctaagtctagatagagtcgttagcgtaatcagtagagtctcttgggttcgatactcggacttccttaggctatactacaccgattggtacacttgccggttgtgtggtttagggtttagagagtcttagttttataaatttaaagcttagagagtctagaattagggtaattttagttgttttaattaacccactttcagcacatcaagtttttggcgccgttgccggggactctttggcaattgcgttgattactttgtttggacttaaTTGACACATACGTGCTACTTGCTTTTGTATATTGAGTCATAGGAGTCTAATTGTCCGTgttttttgttttcttatttattttatttttcttgagtcTAGTAGATATGTGTGAAATTTGTGGAGGGCCTCACTTTACAATTAAATGCCCCCAATATGAGGGGTCCTCTACGCCATATTATGCTAACCCCTTTATGCAGCCACAACAATATTCTTTGCAGGGGTATCCCGCAAATGCTAAGGAGATGTTTCCAAATTTTTTCAAGCTCAGGGAATTAATTTTGGAGTGTGTGCGAGCAACAAAAGAGTTGGAGTACGGGGATCCAAGGTAACCAAGAATGATCGATCTACTTGATCGAATGTTCGAGCAAATAGGCCCAAATATAGAGTGTGACCTCAGTCGGCAAAGGGATCCAAGGTGTGAAGAATGTGGTGGATCACACCGGTTTGAAGATTGTGCGATTGCTGCTCGGGTTGGAATGGGTTGGAGAAGTAGAGAGCGGACGCAACAGATACAGTGgggttatgatgatgatgatgagtgggttACAGTTCAAAGCTCATATTATAAGGCGATAGTGCTCCCCGAGCTTGCTGAAGGAGAGACAATATGGGGATATGTGGAGAGTAAGGCAGAAAAAGTAGAGGTAGaaagagaagaagaaaaagaggaGGTAGAAGTTGAGCAACCATCTAATGAAGATCAGATGACTTGGGAGAATGAATTTAAGGAAGAACTAGATGGGTTGCCGGTAGATGAAGAGGTAAAGGAGTTTAATCCGGAGGGAGACCTTGCTTACTTAGAAGTTTTACTTGAAGGAAACCCAATGACGGACATTAAAGAAGAAGAAGTGGTGGTGGAAGAGGAAGAGCACCACAGCTGGCCCCTGGTGTTAGTACTAAGTGAAGCTGAAAAATCAACAACACCACGGGAGAGGgcaaagaaaaggaagataaaGGATCTGAACCGGAAGAGGATCGAAGGTTGGGGAGAGATGGAGAGGAAGAAGCCGTTCACGAACGATCGGTCTTCTCATTACATGCCACGCATTCGGTTTCTTCCAGGTATGTTTAAATTTTGGTGGTCTGACCCGTTTGAAAaagttaaaatattttattattccaccattatatttttaaatatttttgagTATCAGGTGGAATTAAACGGGTTGGATAGGGTCCAGATCAAAGAAaaacctcctgattaaattcaagtgtggggaggttttgtagagtttgtattttgAGTCGTAGTTTTTGTTTATTGAGTCTAATTTAGTAATATTGAGTCAGTCGTTTGTGTCGAGTCGGTATTGCTTCGgtgtttgcttgtttttgttgatGCAGGTTCGAATATGTACCACctgtactcaatctccattcgggtgattttggagctgtTTATCAAATTTCGGGCATTTATTGAGCATACTAGTTagagtcaaagccgatcgcgaccgaaatgctatacgatcgagctggattggacgagagttttGGAGCATACGCGGGAAtttaaccagctaagtcctttccattTATGCCCTTCgtcttttatttcttatttatttttagtttttgagtcggtttccttcctacattgagggcaatgtaaagTTTAAGTGTGAGGATGGGAACTACTGTTCAGTGTGTTTAGTTAGTAGTGTCTTGAgtcataaaaaaatgaaaaatacaaaaaaattaaaaaaaaataaaaaaaaatgaaaaattagaaaatgtcctttgaaataagaagtttgcaaaataaaaaagcggaaaatgatagaaaagttgggtttttgttcgggttcaaataataataatatgagattaaatAATTGAgtttgtgtctagtttgggatatgcgGGTAGGCCTGAGTCAGTTCTGGGTTCCTTTGATCTTAATATACTTAAtctcggtctactagtgggttctcatctaggaaaAGTGGGGAAATCGAAACCGCCAAAAATaacataaggggcaccgttataagttaaaaccgttagagtttgtggtcatgaaaaaaaaatagaataaaaagtgagctagaaactaaatgaaagtagtcattcctatgtagtctgggttggggatagtgactctacagccggattgcctctagAGTGTGTGAAATCGATCGTGCaaagcaaagaaaagaaaaataataaaaaagtaccgaaactaagtaatctgtggttggggatagcgactctacagccggactGCCTCTTGTTTTGGGAAAGCACCGTCTAGACTCacgatgaaaaaaaaaagaaaagaaaaaaaatgaaaaaaaatgaaaaaaaaataaagaaaaatttttgattgtaaactctcttggttttgatataaaacggttgggaattggtccagtgatcgttctCTTTGTCCTATAAGTTTGAGGTGGGATTAGATGGGCATGCgatttctagtgtgagaccctaggtggattgacccatatttgaacctaaattgcttgataagggcttggaaccgggtttgggtttaagaggaCAAGTATACTTGCAATCGCAGCTAACACATGTCTCGGTTTTAAATTAACATAAGCTTTTGGCCCGAACGATTATCttgactatgattccgtttgcataattctttttcggggacgaaaaaaggttaagtgtggggatatttgatgtaggGTAAAATACGCATATTTATCcggtgtaaattgtataatttttgtatagtttttatttatttttatttagttttagtgttatattatattagtttgtgttttggcaggtcctgTTGCAAATGAAGCGAAAATGAGTAATAATTTAATAACCAACCAGTTGAGTAGAGTGGGGCGCCAATGACCGAATTAAAATTGCCACTATTTTCCTTGATTGGGATGAGCCCACTTATCTCTTCATTAATAAAGTTGAAAGATGGAGGGGCATGAATGCATACAAGATGAAAGTAAAAAATTCATTGTGTCAACTTCTTGGAATTTGAGGGACTTAAAATGAAGAAAACCATGAAAGTTAAATTAATTCAAACATGTCACAAGAAAAAGAAAGTAATGGTCTGTGATGTTGACCGAGTTCTTCTGAGTTGACCAAAAGAAATAAATATGTTGACTTAGGTATTGCTGTGTGGACCGGATTCTATGGGCTACGTAGAGTTGAATGAAGTCAAGCCTATTATATTTTAGCCTATAAGCCCATACAGTATGGTATTTGAATGGGGGTTACAACACAATTCAAATGGAGGAGCCCCATATATATACGCAAGAGATATATCAGAAGAAGAGGGCGGCCACTTATTAAATATAGAAAAAAGAGGGAGACGCACGTACAGGAGACATCAAAACGAAAACAGTGAAGGCGACAGAAGGAACGAAGAGGCAAGGGACGAAATCTAAAGCTTGTTTTGCGGGAATCATCGGCATCAAGCGGGAAGCTTGGAGAGCAAGGGATTAACGGGTTTTTACTACTCAGTTTCTCTTATTTTCTAGTTTCTTTGTTTTCATTCGATGAATTCTTGTTCTAAACCTTGTTTGATTATTTTTGAGACCATGTTTATTGGCTAAATTTATTTAGCTACCTAAGGTTATGACAATAgtttaataaagtttggatttttattcggttTTTGGCGTGGTTGTGGATTTTTCTTGTACTGTAAAAGCTGTTTGTTGAGATAATTGAAGCAGTTAATAGTAATGTTGGTGGTGTGTTCTTCGTCTATGGCTACGGAGGAACTAGTAAGACGTTTCTGTGGAAGACATTATTTGCATCCATTAGATGTAAAGGAGATATTGTACTAAATGTTGCACCAAGTGGTATCGCATCTCTTTTGTTACCTGGTGGCCGTACTGCACATTCAAGGTTTCATATACCTTTGAATTTAACAGAAAGCTCGATGTGTTTTATTAAACCAGACGATGACGTTGCTGATTTATTAAGGAAAACGAAATTGATAATTTGGGATGAAGCACCGATGAATCATAAACATGCATTTGAAGCACTTGACCGGACAATGAAAGATATCTTCAAATGTGAGATGACCTTTGGTGGTAAAGTTATGGTGTTCGGTCGTGACTTTAGACAGATACTTCCGGTTGTACCAAATGGCAGTAGGCGAGAAATCATTAATGCTTCAATCACTTCGTCGTATATTTGGAGTAGTTGCAAGGTTCTTACGTTAACCAAAAACATGAGGTTAACCGTAGGAGCGAACGCATCTGATATAGAAGAGATTAAAGCTTTTGCGAATTGGTTGCTCGAGTTGGGCGAGGGAAAGATTGGTGACAGTGACGATTGCCAGGTGGTTATAGATATTCCTGAAGATTTGTTAATCAAGTGCTCTGAGGATCCTATGTCAGATCTGATCGACTTTGTATATCCTTCACTTCTTCAACTGTACAAAGATAAAGATTTTTTTTGCTGAAAGAGCTATATTGGCACCAACAAACGAGGTTGTTCAAGAAATTAATGAAAGATTGCTTGCTTGCTTCATTTCCTGGCGATGAAGTGGAGTATCTGAGTTCTGATAGTATTTGTCAAACTGATAAAGGAAAGAACGAAGCACATGCGAGACTATATTCTCCCGATGTTCTGAATGGCCTTAAAATTTCTGGTCTGCCTAATCATCGATTAGTCCTTAAAGTTGGTGTACCTGTAATGTTGCTTCGTAATATTGATCAACAAAATGGTTTATGCAACGGTACGAGACTACGAATTACTAAACTTTATAAACGTGTTATTGAGGCTGAGATTATATCTGGCGGAAACATAGGGACCAGAACATTTATTCCACGAATCAGTTTGACACCGTCGGATAAAAGAATTCCTATCAAGTTTCAACGACGACAATTCCCCTTAAATGTATGTTTTACAATGACTATACATAAAAGTCAAGGACAATCTCTATCAAGGGTTGGATTGTATTTGAAATATCCAGTTTTTTCACATGGTCAGCTTTATGTTGCGTTATCAAGAGTTAAAAGCAGAGCCAGTGTGAAGTTGCTTATACTAGACCAAGATGGGAATGTAACGAGTAAAACAACAAATGTAGTCTACAAGGAAGTTTTTTCCGGCATTTGAATTGTTTTCTGTTTTTTCTTCCAATGTATGTATTTGTACACAACATTTCAAttcaaagtaaataatatggTTTTGGTTGAAGCCCGCGTGTTACGTGGGCATTAACCTAGTTAAGGAAATAAAACATAAGTTATGTTTACTAATTTATATAATCAcacattcccgtacaatctatgaTATGACTCGATATTCAACCGCTCACGTCTCGTGATGATGATCCATGATTCTGTGCAACTAGCGATAACCTCATACGTTCACATCATTAATACTTAGTGACAATAAATATAATCTAGAATGTATAACTAATGGATCACGTCGCGTTCTATTCTCAAGCACTTCATCTTAGATTCTATCTTTCAATGAGTCGACAACTGTGTGCCTACACATTATTCTATTCTCAAAAGCAACTCGGTTAGCATCGTCAATACTCATATTTTTATTGACACCGTACGTTTCATCGTACAAGTCTCATTCATTTGGTAACGTATGGTTTAATAACACGTATCCATTTTTGCCTATTCCACTCTTTCATGTATATGAAATCCTACTACGGATATACGTACCTTCCTACTCAAACAGAATGACGACATCGGGCCAGCTGTGGAGGCGTCGAACGAGGGTTAGCGTCGGGCATGTGGCCGCCGGCGATGGGTGGACCTACAAAGGAGGGTGACGAATGGTGAGGGTGGTAGTTGACTCACAAAATGTAATTAAGGTTTACCCCAACCCTTGTATTTATACAAATACTAATTACACTTAAGTCCCTATCTAATTCCACCTCCATGCCTTGTAATTACCAGTTAATTATAAAACCAACCATATTGTTTATATTTATCCGACAAGAACAAAATTAATATTATTTAACAATTAACTGACAAATACCATAATCATGTTAATTTTTCAAGTACCATAATCTTGTTAATTTTTCCGCTAAACAATTAAATAGGAATTATTTCCTaagtaattattcgattatataTTTCACT
This genomic interval carries:
- the LOC110900779 gene encoding uncharacterized protein LOC110900779, with the protein product MKDCLLASFPGDEVEYLSSDSICQTDKGKNEAHARLYSPDVLNGLKISGLPNHRLVLKVGVPVMLLRNIDQQNGLCNGTRLRITKLYKRVIEAEIISGGNIGTRTFIPRISLTPSDKRIPIKFQRRQFPLNLYVALSRVKSRASVKLLILDQDGNVTSKTTNVVYKEVFSGI